Below is a genomic region from Vitis riparia cultivar Riparia Gloire de Montpellier isolate 1030 chromosome 16, EGFV_Vit.rip_1.0, whole genome shotgun sequence.
TGCCGAGAGagatttgagattaagaataaattaattattttgacttaatacttaaaattagttttaactTTATGttttaacattaaattattttaccaaacatttttaatctattttataacttaaattaaattattaaatcattaaatcattaaattgatttatcaaattcCCTCTTAACTCCAACTTAAtgaattatttgaataattgaGTACAAACTCTTTTTTTAACCATAGTAAATTGTTGGATTGATTGATTATAAACTCAAATTACTTTCTTAGATCATGTAGGAATTTTGATGATTAATTGACTTAAAAATTACTTCCACTTGTCCTATACTCTTAGAcgatgatattttattttaatttgttattttcaaacctttaatttattatattgtttataatatttgtttgctaaagttttaattatatgaGTCCACCTTAATTATTTTGTACCTTGGCGTTATTATTTATAGTGTCATTTTATATCCcgaaactaagaaaaataagatgtttagaaaaatttaaaatatatttttaaaaattagaaaaatcatttataatatttaaaaattacatagtcttgttttctcaaaaaaaaaaaaaaaacacttaggTAGAAAATACATTCACTAAAATTACTTCGACGAGAAAGTTGAAGTGGTCAATGGCCTGAGCCGGCCTGTTTTGAATTCAGATTCAAGTGGGGTTGCATTTCAATCCAGCGAATCGGCACTAAAATTGACTGAGGAAAAATCAAGTAGAAAAcgtttatttttcagaaaaaaggAAGGACGGTGAAGGACACGTAGATGGAAGCGAGGGGGTGGTCGGTGAAGGTCCGTTCGGATAGGTTGGGCACGTGACACGAGAAATAGCGAGAACCCGACACGTTAACATTTCTCTTCAACTTTTGAAACAAGTGTTCTCTACTTTCTCTGCGTTCTTTCTGGGGGTAGAACCGAATATGACTGACTGCGGCGAGTACGGTGGTAGGTACCGGAGATATACTAGACAACCTTGAAAGACAGAGGTCACGATTCACCGAACAAGAGTAAAAAGAGTAGTGTCGCCGCTGCAGAATTGGCTGCTCTCTAACGCCATCGTGAATATGAGCGCCAGAGAGAGCGGAGGAGGGAATTCCAACGTCACCGTGGAAGGGAATCAGAATCTGGCGGATGAGGAGGGGAGTAATCCTGCTCCATCAGCGACGTCGTCCGGTGACGACACAGAGTCGTCGTTGTCCATCCTGACGGCGCCGTCGGAGGCGCCGCCTCCAGAGCCGGTTTTCGGAATGATGACGGTGTCAGGAAGAATGCGGGAAATGGAGGATGCGGTATCCGTGCAAACGAACCTTTGCCGGCCGGAGATCAACCGGGGGCTGCCGGTGCATTTCTTCGGCGTCTACGATGGTCATGGAGGATCTCATGTAAAAGCATTGTTTCATAGTCATTGTGGATGCCATTAAAGTCTGTCAATTGCTTGAAGTACatgaattaatataatttaaataaacgaATATTTGCATGTAGGTGGCGAACCTGTGCAGAGAGATGATGCACTTGATATTAGAGCAGGAGTTGATGAGCGTGGACAACACACAGGAGGGTGCGCATGGTGGTGTACCAGGCGGCAAGGAGATTGAGAATAAAGAGGGGTGGATGAGAGCCCTGAAGAGGTGCTTTCAGAGAATGGACGAGGTGGTCCTAAACTCCTGCTTGTGCAGAAACGATTGGCGGCAGTGCAGGTGCCGCGGCATCATGGAGGTGGAAATGACGGGGACCACGGCGGTGGTGGCTATTATCACCACTGACCACATTGTTGTTGCCAACTGCGGGGATTCACGCGGCGTCCTCTGCCGTGAAGGCACCGCCATCCCTCTGAGCTTTGATCACAAGGTTTGTCACCTCTCTTCCCTAAACGTTAGTGCTTTCTGTTGACACCTGTTCATAATTCttcaacaaattttcaaaatttactttttatttttattttttgttcaattaAATTACCCTTCTGAGATATCGGTGAAAGAATGTCTGGCAGAAGGTTGTGGAAAATATGACATGGTTAAAAccgaaaaattatatatttttacttggaTTGTTATTAGAATAATCTTGTTATTCTTATCATGACATGTTTGAAACCTTGAAATAaggaatgataataataataaaaaaattatttatttttatatttaaattacttatgggaaatgacaataaaaataaataaattattttaatagaaataaaatttgttcttttatcataattttaatttaacctTCACTTAAAGAATCCAAACAGATTTActttatttccctttttctatttatttatttttataacaaagaaaggaaatttAAGTTTTTCTACATACTGGGTGCAACTTCAGCAAGTTTGATCTCATCCCACCTAATGTTCGGATGGATTTGGgcaaaacatttttaatgatTGAGTTGAGTTTGGGTTAAATCTTCTTTAACTTGAACTCAATTTGGTTTAGACTCTGAGTGAAACTTCAACAATCCCAACCTAACTCaaactcaatttaatatttttataatatttataatatttattatataataatattcattttctgtttatatatatatattttaaatcaaattataattatactaTATActtgttcatttttaaaaagatatataagtttttgttattgatatcttgaagttttgtattatttactatttaaattttggtataatttttaaaaactattatggattaattttgaatcatataatCCAATCCaattaatcttaattaaaaaaaatgaggttaGACAGGTTGTAATTAGTTAAATATTAAAGACTAAATTGAGTTGAACTTAAGTTAATTGTTTCTAAATCCGAATTAGACTTCGATTAGCCATCTACTCGTCCAACCCACACTAACACCGGCTGCACTCCTAGTGCCAAACTTAAATTAACACATCATGATAACAAGTGGACATCTACTCATGAAAATTACTAATTTCACTACATATTCGACGTAATGATTTGACCATGTTAAATTCATTCTAGCATTGGCATAGATCACTGCTATGTGGTTCAATATTTTTGATAGCTAGCCTAATAATTTTGTACCACTATTCAAGCCAAATGTGTCTCATGGTTGATGGAGTAGCGTGGCAATGCACCATCTCAACGGTAGACGACAAACCAGCTAGGTTAGGGGTCATCAAAGTGTCTAAATAGAGAAAAAGGCAGTGATTCCATAACAAAGATTATAATATTGAATGCGAGCAAGTGAAAGCAATGATTCCCCAACAAAGATTATAATATGGGAATTGACGTAAAGTGTTTAAAAGGGATAACAAAGCAGAGACTCACGACAAAGATTATAATATGGGAATTTGGGGATTGAGGTGTTTTTTCATGGGAAATGTCTATATACATATCAAAGCAATGACTCCACAACAAATATTATAACATGGGAATAAGGAAATTGTGGTGTCTTTTTATATGGGAAGTGTCTAAATAGATGATAAAGCAGTGATCCCATAAAGAAGATTATAATATAAGAATTGAGGTGTAAGATTATAATATAGGAGTTGaggtgtttttttaattattagtacTACTTCTTTTATGAATGTATGTGCCAATAACCATCTCAGCTTTGCTTTCAGCCGGACAGATCAGATGAACTTGCTAGGATAAAATCCTCTGGAGGCCGAGTTATCATTATGAATGGAGCACGAGTTGAGGGAATGCTTGGAATGTCTCGAGCAATTGGTAATGTATTTTGAGattggtgtttgttttttagctgaatagaaaaagtcgaAACATTTGGcattttctattcagttaaaagtaatCTGTTGACATCGTTCAATATGATTAAACTGaacctattgataacaagtttatTTTAGTTGTGTTGGACAATGTCAATAGGTTacttttaaatgaatataaaaaatcaaatattttgattttttctatttaaccaaaaaacaaacaccactttaATTTTTATCAGCATGAGAAATCTAGTTTTATTGCATGGTCGTCGTTTAGAAAAGCTTTGTTGAAATTGATAATTTGTTCGCTAGCATTTAGAAACTTTAAGAATCTGAAACAGTTCATCACATCCAATTGATTTCAATGAACCAAGTGAAGATCATGTAATGCTGACCAAACGGCTTGGAGTGAAGAAACATTACGAGTGTTGATGGAAAAATtaacaaaagcaaaagaaactgaaaaagtgaagaaagaaATGTTGTGGGAGCCGatgctttaatccataaagTTGGATCcaacataaagataaaacataATCATAGATGAAATCATATAAGAGGCACTGAAGTGGTTTACTCAATCATGCTTATGTTTATGGTATGAAAAATTATAGAGGACCAAAAAAAAGACTGATACAATTATTGAGCCCTGGTTGCATAGATGCCTCGACTCTTCTTCATATTCCTACCTACAATATAGGCTTTATATGTCCATAGATGGCCtacaatatttatatggatattattgataacatttttaaatattatgtttgtaaaaatatattaatatataaaatactatatataatgTTCTTATTAGAATGAAGGATTAAATGCACGTTATACTTTTAACCTTTAGTGTGTTTTGCATTTTatccatttatatttaaaagtcaATACTTTAACCTCCAATAAAAAGTCAATAAGTTGTTAAGTGaagaaacaaaactaaaatacaatgaaaaatatttattgtctAAGTTCGAAATTGTCAAACTTTGTAGTTGTTTTGGTGAAAAAGTTGCTTCTATTGAAACAATATCTTTGCTTTTATAATCTCTCAAGATAGCCACGTGCCTTTGCTTCGGGAGGCATGCCTCTAACAAAAAACATTCCTTAtttcattttgtattttaatcCCATGTTCTCATGAATACGAGTCATTCGTTTTCTCGAGAACACATAGCAATTTCATTTAGTCGAACATGGAAACTATCCTGGTTTGTTGAGCACACAGGTGTTCATGCTCAAAACCTTTATCCATTACAAAAATAacgtataaaaattataaacaatcATGGAAacatttatctaaaataaaaaatcaaaattggtaGTTATTATATTTCGAAGGCATTTGAGAAATTCCAATTGGAAGTTACCAACTCAAAATTGGTtttatcaaatttcaaattaatactTGAACTAGAATGTGAAAAAGAGTgatcctttatttaattttatgaagtgtttgtAATTAGGGGCAAAATATTGGTCTTTAACAAGTTCGGGGTCAAAATATTGGGTTCAAATGTGAGGGGGTAAATTGTAAAACACACTAGACATTAAGAgggtaaaatgtatttaatcttgaatatatatcaaatttccaatttaagAAACTTACCACCAAGAAAGAATGAGCTAACGAATCTGTTTGTGGCATTTTTCTCTAAAAGGATGGAATGAACTGCTAGGTAGATGAGTCAACATTTGATGCTTTTACTCCTTTTGATTTGTTTTACA
It encodes:
- the LOC117934163 gene encoding probable protein phosphatase 2C 75, which gives rise to MSARESGGGNSNVTVEGNQNLADEEGSNPAPSATSSGDDTESSLSILTAPSEAPPPEPVFGMMTVSGRMREMEDAVSVQTNLCRPEINRGLPVHFFGVYDGHGGSHVANLCREMMHLILEQELMSVDNTQEGAHGGVPGGKEIENKEGWMRALKRCFQRMDEVVLNSCLCRNDWRQCRCRGIMEVEMTGTTAVVAIITTDHIVVANCGDSRGVLCREGTAIPLSFDHKPDRSDELARIKSSGGRVIIMNGARVEGMLGMSRAIGDRYLKPFITSEPEITFTKREAGDECLILASDGLWDVLPNEVACGIASGCLRRESHATTENLKSEDWKESESTGQFYPNHTTQAAALLTRLALGRQSLDNISVVVVDLQRS